From the Papilio machaon chromosome 13, ilPapMach1.1, whole genome shotgun sequence genome, the window AACCGCTGGGACCGCATCCTGCCTGCGATATCTTCGATAAGGtgacaatataatatataaataattcataaaggGATCGCGAGTATTGATTCGCAAGAACGTGTCTCAAATGTTTATTATCGGTATTAATAAATGGGGGCAGATGTGCTCCGCCGCCGCCGGGCAGTTCTTGCGACTCCGAggatcaattaataaaaatcaaatatgttacatttatCTTCACGTCGTCATTGTTTATTAGTGAAGTTTCAATTTGTTCTCCAACTGTATTTTATGTCATCGACTTTTACTTACTTTCAATTTCTAATTCGATTCCTGGATATATACAATGTTAGGATAAACATGTTAACTAGGCGTATTTACACTGCTTAAATTTGACAAGTAAAGCTTTTTACCCCAGTTTTACCCCAGAACTTCCAATATCATGTTTTTCTAGGTATTTTTCCTCTCTCTTCTTTTTCTACAAACCATCTCAGTATAACAACGCATCTGTCTTTAAAGCCGCTTTCCCGATTAGCACATTCTTTCGTAAAAAAATCCACACTATAAATTGTGCacatatttcattattcataggtagagataaaaaaattattactatattctgaaatacaaaaataccaGTTATTTTCTTTGTGAATTTATCAAGTAAATACCAAACACGGATTTAATTTccaaacattaataatattataagttaattaaattcaacagCTTCCCTTGTATCCAGTTATGTAAAAccaacaaagtaataaaaagtcaaaaaCCAACATACATAAAAGATGTAGTACAAGAAATGTTAACAACTATAATGTACACTTAAATGCCTACTAAAAGCACTAGAGCAAGATAAACGAGATGATTCcgtattaatattcaataaccGGATTGCCTAGAATAACAAGTAACGACTAAGGGACAGCCAATCGCATTATGAAGACGAGGTCAGTTGGTCTGGAAGGCGGTGTCTCGGTATGAAGCCTGAATGCCTTGACAACAGACATGCTTGACATGGTCCGATGATTCTCTTTTTATAACATCCGTTTAATACCTATGTCCACATCTGGAAATGCTTATTCTGTTTAGAGCGCGTCTGTGACAAAGGTAGTACATGTGTACTacgtttcttttaataaagacTATCGTAGAATCGaatatataacaaagtaacaaagttttagacctgcaataaaaataatagaaataacaatttgttttgaattattttcttttattataacagaTACTTctgtattaatgaaaataataattaatctaatcttactttatttcaaggcactcattttaattatatttcattttaagaaCATTACGACATCAATGAAAAAGTAGAAAGTCTTACAAGATTATAGAAGTGCCATAAAACGAAACGATAATAGTTTCGCATCAAAGTCGCCGCAGCTTGAAGTATTGCTTGACAAAATGTGAGCGGAGCTGGACCGACAAAGCGACTATGTGGCTACAGCTATCCGCGGACCGACGCGCTTTCAAATAATCAGTTAATTGTGCACCCTTAACGAGACAGGGACGATTGAAGTTCCACCAATCTACGCTTTTTTAATGCGAATAACGACTGTTACATGGAGCccaaataacaacaaaatgtgCTCTTACGCCATCAGCAGGgccttaatatttattgtaaccaAGCTAACGatgtaatattgtataattttaatacataccaCCAaagcatatatttttatgtatttctaaTCTGTGCTTCCAATTACGTATAAAATATCCAATCTGGTAACTAACATGGAATACCGCAAATTATAAAGCAGcgtctttaaatttttaattcacataCTTACCAAAAGTggttaaatacattattttggatAACCAATTCTCATTCATACCGTTCCAACCAAAAAGGTTCAATTACGTAAACAAAAGTTTCCACAAcacaaaatgaatattaaatttgcgAGATTATGCATAAACGCATATTACGATGTAATAAGCTTGCATTTATcgataaatattttgctttcATTTCCATACGGGACCACACGCAGCGCACACGCGCATGTCTCCCTAACTGCCGTATATATTCCGATTTGATGGCGGCTTTTGACGAGCTTAAGCCTTCTTTATCTCGTTGAAAGCGGTTCGATTAAttcttgattaaaataattagccatTGGGCGCGGATATCGGGGAATATTGGACGTCGTGACAACATCGCGCGACATGTGCCGCTGACGATAATATCTAAaggaatttcattaaaataacctttcgttcttgtttttatttgcataaagTTTTCGTATTTATCCGACAATTCTTTTACAAAACGAGAATCAACGTATTGTAgacctttatattttttattgcagaaGTAACTGTTGGTAATGttggtaattataatttttactatcaGAGTATTATTAGCTGGAGAGTAAAGTCCTAACAACGaacttcaattaaaatattaagcttTCATTACccacttatttattattatttaaattaatatacaacaaacattataaaagGCAGTCGTATAGTCTATACTGTTCACTAAAGTAATCGCCTAAAACTTACAGATTTTCTTCGCAAACGTCAATTACATATCATTTCATTCATGgatattacaataatacatctatatacatatttatttacgtattatatttgtatatatttatttatttattatttatttatacctaattaaattattcacgCCGAAGTATGAATACAATGAAGTAATGACAAAATGTCCACGTAATGTGTTAGCATTTGTACTTAAACGGTAAGTTAGTAAAGACTAAAGACATCCAGTCAATCTCTGAGTATTCACTTTAATATGCTGTAATTATCCATCGTTTAAGATACGttgataaaagttaaatttacaaataaatgaaaacatattactgcagataatttcacatttgatttataactttaaataacgAACGAAAGTGAATCCTTTTACAGAATTCGCAGACAGTTCTTAATGACCAATATCTCGAAATCGTTGATGTCTTTTGTATTACGTTATATTGGTAATAAATTgcaatatcaaatatttcataactttcttgaaataaccttttttatttgcattttgtCGATACATTTTTGATGTATTAACTTTCAGTACATACTCATTGTacataattcataaaataatacttaaaaaatcttaacatttttaatttaaaaaaataataacctatAATGCTCAACACAGGCCAAAAAGTCTAAACTTGAACAGGTGAAAATCGAATGAATGAATATACAAAACGatcaatttattgaaaattaacaactCTTCTCACAACACAATAGCGCAGATGACAAACAGTGTGGGAGCAAACTCAGTAACAATTGACCACCTCACAAGCTTCCGCCTTTTGTGTGACCAAGCGATGAATGGatcggacagacagacatacaTGAGTCCATGGGAGGTTAATGCATAATCCTTTTTACCGTGGGAACATTGTAAGGTCTTACGACTGAAGTCGGTAGGATATCAAAGTACCCACATGCTTGCTACCTTCAAATGTAGATTGCCAGCATTTTCACTAAGTTTACaagacattaaaataataagataaatggGGCTATTTGACAATACATAAGTCAACCAcctataatacaatataatatatagtatataatgtgtatataacaaaaagaaatttaacataTCTTATTGTATACAAAGCATGTTCTATATCTGATTTTTGGAACAGAAAATGAATTAccgatttttctttataaattcagAAATATCCTACAATCACCAACTCGGTCAAATTGCTGCATATTCAActgcatttattattttattgagcAAATTATGTGGCGTAATTATCGTTCACTTGAGAAATAACATCCATTAAGAGACCACGTGACGTGCGCTCCGTAATGACCGGCACATTCTCTTTGATCAATATTTCGAATTTTTCTGTGAGGATTTTGACGTTTTCTCTAAACGAGAATTTTTAGACTTTGGcataaaatatcttcaatattaagtaatgaatttgaaaaaaattataaaaaccgcaacaatttcataaatttcttGTCTCAATAAATTCTTTACTAATCATAGTTGTCGAGTctcttttaaaatcaattttaaattagttccTTTAGAAAATTTTACCTATTGAGCGTAAAGTTTGcactgtaattttaaatatttgtatgttacCATCGTGCCACCATGAAACTTAATCGAGCATAGGGTTGTCATAGTAAAATCTATTCATAGTTTAAgctaaaaaaatcacaatgaAGTTTGATACATTTAATACACTTGTACGTTAGTTATTAATGGGCTAATCATGAATATGCATAAACCTTTTTGCATAATCGAAATGTTGAATTGATTATATTGAATGAAGTAACAAAAGATAGTTAACCCTTTAACCAATAACCCCTTTACAGGTACAATGGATTATCGAATTTATCGACTCGCAggtcattataaaaatgaatatgcAAAAGTAACAATTAGAATAATCAATAATGTCTTCAGCAACAACGTAAAGTCATCTCTCTATCATCAATTTctcatagtattttttttctcttacaCACCCATTTTATTGCAGGGTTAAGAAAGGGTGAAGTGTTCAATAGATATTGGCACCTGGatacattagtttttttacgaCTATTAAGATAATAACAGAGGATAAGGATTTAAAACTATTGACGGCTTTTAACTTCACGCAAGTCACTTGGCACTGCGCAAAAGGCAATTTTAGGTGTAGCGGAAAGCGGGGGGAGGGCACTACGCAACGAGCCGGTGACATTGTTCCGCCAAGATATTTCAAAGGAGTAATACGTATATACGCCATTTCACTCACGCGCTGTCATTAGCTGATAAGGACAGTAGCGTTCAAATAACTTAACTAGgatttattcttataataGGCCAGGtaaaagcaaaatttaaattaaaaacaaattatagatttgtttttttacagtaaaaaagtatttgaaaaaatgtattgattgCGAACAAGGCTGTACCTAATAGTCCCattcaatttaacattatgCTGTCAATTTCATGGTCTaaaaatcttatcttactaatattataaatgtgaatgtatggatatggatgtagatggatggatggatggatggttgtttgttagatggtatctctagaatggttcaacggatctggatgaaatttggtacggatataaaatatagtcgagaagaatacataggctactaattaagttcttttataattccgcgaagacaaagtcgcgggcgacagcttgtttaaaataaaaacaaaaagaaacaaattatgatgttacaatattttattattccaaaTAGCAAAATACAACGCGGAATTTGTTCagacttttaaatttacaaagagtataagcaaaatatttttattaaatgcaaaACAATCTTAACGTCTAAAGTTTTGAGATCCAGTCTTGTAGAGCTTTTATGTCAGTAGGATTGTCATCATCGGCCGTGTTAGCCGAGCTCTCGGCTACGTCAACACGACAGCCGAGATGAGAGAACTCAAAGTCTTTGCCCAACTTGCCGAGGTATGCGGAACTGTTTGACTGGTTCGAGTCAACCGATTGCAACTGATTGGATTTTGTCACACGTACCAAGTTactgaaacaaataattataatatgttttaactatGGTGTGTTCATGTTACTTTTCttgcaataattataatttataacaatttcatttctgcaattttttttttaattttttttctccgattgctaaaaattaaattgtaacccTAAAGAATATTTTGCGGTTTTACCTTACGTTATATCCTCAAAAagtgttataatataaaagttacgatttaacaataaatgaatttttacattaattccatggacaagtaaaaaaaaattaaaaactaataaaacatGCATACTAACAGTTCTTTTTCcagtaaactctttataacctGACTTCCTTTTGCCATCGGTTGATCCTGTTTGTTACATAGGATTAGAAGAGGAGGGCAGTTGCTCTGAATAACAGGGTCCAAGAGAATTGTGTACAAATACCTGGAAAAGAGAcacttatttttaacaaaaaaattgcaaaacatttgtaaaaaaacatataagtagtaaatttttaaataatctatgattatttaaaaattttgacagaTGTTAAATATAGACACAAATATCAACAAGTTACATTTCATACAAGGGCAAATGCAAGATGGAACTCTTTTCAGAAGGTGGGTCAATATGTttatgtacgagtatattttagatatcctactaatataataaatgcaaaattttagatggatggatttttgatgaaatttggcacagatgtagaacatagtatgtaagaacacataggctactcattaagttttttttttaattccgtgcagacACAGTCtagggcaaaagctagttactttataatttctttgctAACTTACTCAGCAACATCTCTTATCTCCTTTTGTATAGTCACAGAGTCTACAACATACACAATAGCCTTTGCATTATTCTTGTACTGGTCAAAGAACTTGTTTCTTAGCCTCTCCTGACCTGGCAGATCTACAATCTTCAAAGTTTTCTGTAATTAGAGAAATaagatcatcatcagctcatacCTCCCCACCGAAGGGcacggagcctaccctaacttaagggtgactaggctatagtcaTCCATGATAGCCAAGTGTgtgttggttgacttcacacatatctttgaatttcttctcagatatgtgtagGTTGCATCGCGAtgtttccttcaccgtaagaacgtctgataaatgtacatgtgAATcaaaactcgaaaaacacattggtacattgcgggattcgaacccatgacctgcagattgcaagtcaagtgcttaacccctgaaccaCCAACGCTACGAGAAATAAGATGTTTACTCAATccaagaatttataaattatcttaGTACATAGTTCATTTTGCACAGACTTTCctcattgttatttattttcaatattatcattttgtatatatttgtagACATGAGAACAAAACTTTTAAGGGTGTATAATGTAACAGGGTTAGGATTTATTGGATAAGtctcataaattaattttaatttttaaatgattctgAAATATGTTAGGTTAAACTTACATTAGAAGTGAAATAATCCTCAACATTTTCTCTCATAGAAGTGAATGTCTGTCTATACTGTGAGTACGCCATCCTCACAAACAGCAAAGTTTTACCGGAATCCGACAGACCTGTCAGAAGAACTGATCTGCGCAGATGGCGGCGACGGGAGAAACACCACCAGAATACTGTAAAAAcatcatatttaatattaatctaaGAATAGTTGTTGATTATTATTACTGACTTAAACTTACAACAATCTAGAAATACTTacaaaatgtgaaaataaGTACTATCACACTCAATAAGGTTATGTATCTAGGGTCATTTAATATTGGTTCTGTGTgaattttttcctttataacTTCTGATTCGGACTCCATAtcgtctttttatattattttattgaaacaaattcaACTTTTGcaaatacaatatgttttgcacTCCACACAAATGACGTTGCGTGAGCGTGACAGTGACAATGACGTGACGTGACAAAACAATTGATAAATGACAAAAGTGAAAAGagtgtaaaatgaaaatgacgTTACCTCCTTCGTTTAGAAACAATGTTCTTTTGAGGTTTGTTCATATTGCTCATTTAGCTCCGTCCGTGTGTatgctatattttataaagtttttagtacaatataaaaaacttctaTAAACTGATTTTTACTAGATTTGAGtaatatcttttgtttttaatatgcataaaaaaatacaatcgcCAAAATCTATAGAAGACATTGACATTTGTCAGTGTTATCTACGCTCTACTTGTTATCagtaaaatcataaataatgttataaattgtttttgtaagcATTAATCTAAATCTAATAAAGTCCTCATTCTCAACGGAAAGATTTGACTTCAGTTAATAATATCAACTTGTTAGATAATTGTTACGTgagaattgtaattttaaaaattctttgatataaaaaacttaattatcatATAATTATAGATTACAAACTCTTTTAATCGTTTTCTTAAGCGCATGGGTGTAATTTGTCTGCGAAACTTAGTAAGGAGTAAAGAAATACTTTTACGCAGTATGAGTATCGACATTGGAggtattttgattttttcattattacttgttacatctttattttatttggcttatgaatgttttcttttttaggcatgagaattaaatataaagataaggATGATACGTTCTTGGAAAAACATTTAGTGGCTAAAGAACCATTTGGACAATTTAAAGCATGGTTTGAGGAAGCATGTAGTAGGAAAGAAATTTTGGAACCCAATGCTATGTGCTTGGCGACTGTATCGAAGTATGTTATCATCCTGCATTATACTTTTCTTATATGCTAATATagtaataacatgttttatatatgtatatttgcaGAGATGGATATCCATCAGCAAGGTTTGTGTTATGCAAAGGGTATGGTAAAGACGGATTTAAGTTTTTCACAAATTATGGCAGCAGAAAAGCTAAAGAGATGGTTAGTTTTACCTTTACTTGTCTATGTATCACATACATCAATGTACTTTAGGAAGTTCGCTTtcaaagaattaataaaaagataacattatttcttattaatcttgtgtgcaataaaaattcataatcATATCTTGTTATCTTTGATcattacattgttataaacTAACTAAATGAATTTCATGTTTTctccaaataaatttataataaattttcagaGTGAGAATCCAAATGTAGCTGCTACTTTTTACTGGGAGGTCTTGAACAGATCTGTACGAATTGAAGGTTATGTAGAAAAACTTTCCGAAGAGGAAtctactaaatattttcattcacGACCAGTACCGAGTCAAATTGCAGCTTGTGCGAGTTACCAAAGCACACCAATTGAATCCAGGGATATTCTATgtgaaagagaaaaaaaattagaggCGGAGTATATGATACCAGAGAAAGAAATACCTAAGCCGAGTTATTGGTGATTATTGTCACTTTTTACAATTGTcttgttttcataaatatattacattttcaaattgCTCCAAATATGttgataaatctatatatataaaagaaagttgtgttagttacactatttataactcaagaaaggctgaatcgatttgactgaaaattggtgggcaggtagcttagaaccaggaaaaggacataggataatttttaccctgttttctattttttttttattccgcgcggacggagtcgcgggtaaaagctagtgtatcaataaatatgttgATTTTG encodes:
- the LOC106710626 gene encoding signal recognition particle receptor subunit beta, with product MESESEVIKEKIHTEPILNDPRYITLLSVIVLIFTFLFWWCFSRRRHLRRSVLLTGLSDSGKTLLFVRMAYSQYRQTFTSMRENVEDYFTSNKTLKIVDLPGQERLRNKFFDQYKNNAKAIVYVVDSVTIQKEIRDVAEYLYTILLDPVIQSNCPPLLILCNKQDQPMAKGSQVIKSLLEKELNLVRVTKSNQLQSVDSNQSNSSAYLGKLGKDFEFSHLGCRVDVAESSANTADDDNPTDIKALQDWISKL
- the LOC106710627 gene encoding pyridoxine/pyridoxamine 5'-phosphate oxidase, whose translation is MGVICLRNLVRSKEILLRSMSIDIGGMRIKYKDKDDTFLEKHLVAKEPFGQFKAWFEEACSRKEILEPNAMCLATVSKDGYPSARFVLCKGYGKDGFKFFTNYGSRKAKEMSENPNVAATFYWEVLNRSVRIEGYVEKLSEEESTKYFHSRPVPSQIAACASYQSTPIESRDILCEREKKLEAEYMIPEKEIPKPSYWGGYIIRPRAVEFWQGQRDRLHDRIKFRKSTEGEVVDGKLLHQGEDGWVYQRLSP